One window of the Trifolium pratense cultivar HEN17-A07 linkage group LG2, ARS_RC_1.1, whole genome shotgun sequence genome contains the following:
- the LOC123904660 gene encoding protein AGENET DOMAIN (AGD)-CONTAINING P1-like, with protein MRPPLSKIDYEVGDKIEVCSKEEGFIGSYYEATIASCLENKKYVVCYKTLLEDDESGPLKETLFPKDIRPIPPRVRNYHRFQLNHKVDVFYNDGWWIGIITSKKTLMRKRYYFRVYFTTLGRMMYCHCSRIRVHHELIYGDWISES; from the coding sequence ATGCGCCCACCGTTATCAAAAATCGATTATGAAGTTGGAGACAAGATTGAGGTTTGCAGCAAAGAAGAAGGGTTTATAGGTTCGTACTACGAAGCCACAATTGCTTCATGCCTTGAGAATAAGAAATATGTAGTTTGTTACAAAACCCttcttgaagatgatgaatCAGGACCTCTTAAGGAGACACTTTTTCCTAAGGATATTCGTCCAATACCGCCACGTGTCCGAAATTATCACAGGTTCCAACTCAACCATAAAGTTGATGTTTTTTATAATGATGGCTGGTGGATAGGGATAATTACTAGTAAGAAGACTCTCATGCGAAAGCGTTATTACTTTAGGGTGTATTTTACAACTCTCGGTAGAATGATGTATTGTCATTGTTCTCGGATCAGGGTTCACCATGAGTTGATTTATGGAGATTGGATCTCAGAATCTTGA